Proteins encoded in a region of the Streptomyces sp. NBC_01471 genome:
- a CDS encoding tyrosine-type recombinase/integrase, translating to MAGHIQDRWYKTTTTDGKTTRIKTDRHGTGLRYRARYVGPDGTEKSKSFRDGQKRLAESWLAQIEADMTRGQYVDPRAGRITFRQYAEKWLKAQGSEPSWVASMESQLTLHAFPHIGSRPLGSFQPEHVREWVATLEQRGIPGTYARTIYSNVRAVLSAAVDDAYLNRNPCSVRSVKQPIVERKRVEPWSAERVFAVQAGMPDRYQAMVDLGAGCGMRQSEILGVTVDAFDFETNTLHVVQQLKLSRNKPVFAPPKGGKPRDVPLPGPVADAIKAHMKQYRPVEIMLPWRRADAPKVTKNLVFSALMGNHVWRTSLNEGAWKPALVAAGVIPEPETPEDGYDAAREHGMHALRHFYASALLDGGENIKAVSEYLGHSDPAMTLRVYAHLMPSSQERTRKAIATAYHRAPIEG from the coding sequence GTGGCAGGCCACATCCAAGACCGCTGGTACAAGACCACCACCACCGATGGCAAGACCACCCGGATCAAGACCGACCGCCACGGCACCGGCTTGCGCTACCGCGCCCGCTACGTCGGCCCCGACGGCACCGAGAAGTCCAAGTCCTTCCGCGACGGTCAGAAACGACTCGCTGAATCCTGGCTCGCACAGATCGAAGCCGACATGACCCGAGGCCAGTACGTCGACCCGCGCGCCGGCCGAATCACCTTCCGGCAGTACGCGGAGAAGTGGCTCAAGGCGCAGGGATCCGAGCCGAGCTGGGTGGCTTCGATGGAATCTCAGCTCACGCTGCACGCCTTCCCGCACATCGGGTCGCGCCCGCTCGGTTCATTCCAGCCGGAACATGTTCGCGAATGGGTGGCCACGCTCGAACAGCGCGGGATTCCTGGTACCTATGCGCGAACGATCTACTCCAATGTCCGAGCGGTGCTTAGCGCCGCCGTTGACGACGCGTACCTGAATCGCAATCCGTGCTCCGTTCGTTCAGTCAAACAGCCGATTGTTGAGCGGAAGCGGGTCGAACCCTGGAGCGCCGAGCGGGTGTTCGCCGTCCAGGCCGGTATGCCGGACCGGTATCAGGCGATGGTCGACCTGGGGGCGGGTTGCGGGATGCGGCAGAGCGAGATCTTGGGTGTGACCGTGGACGCCTTCGACTTCGAGACCAACACCCTTCATGTGGTGCAGCAACTCAAGCTCAGCCGGAACAAGCCTGTTTTCGCACCGCCCAAGGGCGGGAAGCCCCGGGACGTGCCACTTCCGGGCCCCGTGGCCGACGCCATCAAGGCACACATGAAGCAGTACAGGCCGGTTGAGATCATGCTGCCGTGGAGGCGTGCTGACGCCCCGAAGGTGACCAAGAACCTGGTCTTCAGCGCGTTGATGGGCAACCACGTCTGGCGCACCTCGCTCAACGAAGGCGCGTGGAAACCCGCACTCGTCGCCGCGGGAGTCATCCCAGAGCCCGAGACTCCCGAGGACGGTTACGACGCGGCACGGGAGCACGGGATGCACGCTCTCCGCCACTTCTACGCCTCCGCTCTTCTCGACGGCGGGGAGAACATCAAGGCGGTGAGCGAGTACCTCGGACACAGTGACCCGGCCATGACGCTGAGGGTGTACGCCCACCTGATGCCGAGCAGCCAGGAGCGCACACGGAAGGCCATCGCGACGGCCTACCACCGGGCCCCGATTGAGGGCTGA
- a CDS encoding helix-turn-helix domain-containing protein — MATEPPNDPRTTLRSGLPDRYLTPEDLAVMFKVPIETVYGWRKKRTGPIGFRVGRHVRYDPAAVRDWIRQQTALEAA, encoded by the coding sequence ATGGCCACGGAACCGCCCAATGACCCCCGCACCACGCTGCGTTCGGGTCTGCCGGATCGCTACCTCACGCCCGAAGACCTCGCCGTGATGTTCAAGGTCCCGATCGAGACCGTCTACGGCTGGCGCAAGAAGCGGACCGGCCCCATCGGCTTCCGGGTCGGCCGACACGTCCGCTACGACCCGGCCGCAGTTCGCGACTGGATCCGCCAGCAGACCGCACTTGAAGCCGCCTGA
- a CDS encoding ATP-binding protein, whose amino-acid sequence MNTDLNHVNGHRRPIDPANPAEPPPVNTDRPGVNTDRPGVNTGRPTVNARRSGGKSGEDGGKKPSAATRLVALARERYTFVISTDARPYAVAIDGPNLALPLRGKTGVRQRLARLYADTFEGDVASQSALADAMTVLEGIAEDNDPVLVHLRVGSTPDGRVVVDLGTTDGRAVTVSAGRWEVVDRSPVLFRRSGAMAPMPEPTRAPDGLARFHSMLNMDESAFRQMVAWMAAAWLPDIPHPILTCKGEQGTGKSMTAQMAINLVDPSPAARRSQPRDEKAWSRQAFTSWALCLDNISTIPRWLSDTLCKAVTGDGVVDRALFTDDDVVVLSFRRVLAMTTIDAGALAGDLAERVLMVELQLIDGARRRSEEELDAAFEAARPAILGALLDLLAGVLEVLPSVRLDSMPRMADFARVLAAVDQVTGWQTLPDYLAASSNVASDALEGDTFGTALAALVTRAGTWTGTAAQLLEQLQPASGVRPPDWPKDPTRASGRVKRLAPLLRSIGITVDDTQRSQDPDRRRLLILTRTEPEDTSASTPSEPDQGSFWPEEPPPDPDNFPPDLH is encoded by the coding sequence ATGAACACCGACCTGAACCACGTGAACGGCCACCGCCGACCGATCGACCCCGCCAACCCGGCCGAACCGCCGCCCGTGAACACCGATCGGCCCGGCGTGAACACCGATCGGCCCGGCGTGAACACGGGTCGGCCGACCGTGAACGCCCGCCGGTCGGGCGGCAAGTCGGGTGAGGACGGGGGCAAGAAGCCGTCGGCGGCTACGCGCTTGGTCGCCCTGGCGCGGGAGCGGTACACGTTCGTCATCTCGACCGACGCCCGCCCCTACGCGGTCGCCATCGACGGTCCGAACCTCGCGCTCCCGCTGCGGGGCAAGACCGGCGTACGGCAGCGGCTTGCCCGGCTGTACGCGGACACCTTCGAGGGGGACGTTGCCTCTCAGTCGGCCCTGGCGGACGCGATGACGGTCCTGGAAGGAATCGCGGAGGACAACGACCCCGTCCTGGTGCACCTGAGGGTCGGCTCCACCCCCGACGGAAGGGTCGTGGTCGACCTCGGCACCACCGACGGCCGGGCGGTGACCGTTTCTGCTGGCCGCTGGGAAGTCGTGGACCGCTCCCCGGTTCTCTTCCGGCGCTCCGGAGCCATGGCACCCATGCCCGAGCCCACGCGGGCGCCGGACGGCCTGGCCCGCTTCCACTCCATGCTGAACATGGACGAAAGCGCGTTCCGTCAGATGGTGGCCTGGATGGCTGCAGCCTGGCTGCCCGACATCCCGCACCCGATCCTGACGTGCAAGGGGGAGCAGGGGACCGGCAAGTCCATGACAGCGCAGATGGCTATCAACCTTGTCGACCCCTCCCCGGCCGCCAGGCGCAGCCAGCCCCGCGATGAGAAGGCGTGGTCCCGGCAGGCGTTCACGTCGTGGGCGCTGTGCCTGGACAACATCAGCACGATCCCCCGGTGGCTGTCGGACACCCTGTGCAAGGCCGTCACCGGGGACGGGGTGGTGGACCGGGCGCTGTTCACCGATGACGACGTGGTGGTGCTCTCCTTCCGGCGGGTGCTGGCCATGACGACCATCGACGCGGGAGCGCTCGCGGGGGACCTGGCCGAACGGGTCCTGATGGTGGAGCTGCAACTCATCGACGGTGCCCGGCGTCGCTCCGAGGAGGAACTTGACGCGGCGTTCGAGGCGGCGCGGCCCGCGATTCTCGGTGCGCTACTGGATCTGCTGGCCGGGGTGCTGGAGGTTCTGCCGTCGGTGCGGCTGGACTCCATGCCGCGCATGGCGGACTTCGCTCGGGTCCTGGCGGCCGTCGACCAGGTCACCGGCTGGCAGACCCTTCCCGACTACCTGGCCGCATCCTCGAACGTCGCCAGCGACGCCCTGGAAGGCGACACCTTCGGCACCGCTCTCGCCGCGCTGGTGACACGGGCCGGGACGTGGACGGGCACCGCCGCACAACTCCTCGAACAGCTCCAACCCGCCAGCGGAGTCCGCCCTCCTGACTGGCCCAAGGACCCGACCCGGGCCTCAGGGCGGGTCAAGCGGCTGGCCCCGCTCCTGCGGTCCATCGGGATCACCGTGGACGACACGCAGCGTAGTCAGGACCCCGACCGGCGCCGCCTGCTGATCCTCACCCGGACCGAGCCGGAGGACACGTCAGCGTCCACACCCTCCGAGCCCGACCAAGGTTCCTTCTGGCCGGAAGAACCCCCGCCAGACCCGGACAACTTCCCGCCCGACCTGCACTGA
- a CDS encoding HNH endonuclease yields the protein MGVQHLSASRRRTRKYQLARRDGQRCTYCRRPFASLREATLDHVVPVSLLRTWSVGALVLACRPCNQAKADRLPLSMALLIVWTYGPDLRDETRHTPRHTDPTGEGATPAETISQGVPRCDLPGSGLDRAPDPSPVHLAEAVFTVDRPVVTDTDPSTRRAPVRLGPGEVNWLMLARLVHARQTRERSTPGQTKHRNPDRRAVRAGRLAHPRRTARLNTCEQPTDRGVSA from the coding sequence GTGGGAGTCCAGCACCTCAGCGCCTCGCGCCGCCGCACCCGCAAGTACCAGCTCGCCCGCCGTGACGGCCAGCGGTGCACGTACTGCCGTCGCCCGTTCGCCTCGCTGCGGGAAGCGACCCTCGATCATGTCGTGCCGGTGTCGCTGCTGCGGACGTGGTCGGTGGGTGCGCTTGTGCTCGCCTGCCGACCGTGCAACCAGGCCAAGGCCGATCGGCTCCCGCTGTCGATGGCGCTGCTGATCGTCTGGACGTACGGGCCTGACCTGCGTGACGAGACGCGTCACACCCCCCGTCACACCGACCCGACCGGTGAGGGGGCCACCCCGGCGGAAACCATTTCGCAGGGTGTCCCTCGGTGTGACCTGCCTGGGAGTGGCCTCGATCGGGCACCCGACCCGTCACCTGTTCACCTGGCTGAGGCGGTGTTCACGGTCGACCGGCCGGTGGTCACCGACACCGACCCGTCGACCCGGCGGGCCCCGGTCCGGCTCGGTCCGGGAGAGGTGAACTGGCTGATGCTGGCCCGACTCGTTCACGCCCGGCAGACCCGTGAACGATCGACCCCTGGCCAGACGAAACACCGCAACCCGGATCGCCGTGCGGTGAGGGCCGGTCGGCTCGCGCACCCCCGGCGGACCGCCCGACTGAACACCTGTGAACAGCCGACCGATCGAGGGGTGAGCGCATGA